From Phragmites australis chromosome 5, lpPhrAust1.1, whole genome shotgun sequence, a single genomic window includes:
- the LOC133918314 gene encoding pentatricopeptide repeat-containing protein At4g04790, mitochondrial-like isoform X5, with protein MWKRLLETTKQAAAASSPKSATPAAAAPKPATPAAAAAPKLSTLKSPSSSRRAAVTPATAVSQASLLRLKHAAASKKTTLPSSLPHAQAHAHDEEEPPHALTKALMSVLDVQCAGPDDIEESWPSEAPAEDSEDAGNLVGKKILDIEWFVAPPSRDPLMHWRREAAREKKKQYIFKNTESRRFTKLMRTCADKLGAELTLEFFEKLGRDNGVKEFNALIRVCLDKARACRDIDSAVEHIYRAYNLFEMMRDRGLRIEQDIYGPFLLYLVEVGLSEEFEMFSTFFKDANPQSYSRIAYYEMLLCIRVQNEEKIQELCHSVEDYNEEAHYDIAESYMLAFAESGRKRDLIALLELLDLTKVSGSKYISSIFKSLGRLELEKYAEKLLQGMRSKESAGGNISSLIFDYAANIPNIMISLALDVADCMCKSNSDVPIESFHPIIQACEQRYELHMVHPIYDLIRRHKLKLKIETFRSIISSFVKMKDFEGAYKILIDAEESGEISTISLYNAIMLGYYREKNHSGAQMVMAQMQIAGVKPDSETFSYLIVNCESEENISKYRDQLRQDVIPMTRHIYMALVNAYSRLGNFDMAKQILLDKEIPRKYLKDIKSALVTALASNGQVLDALSMYDEIKQSGSSLEPKAAIALIENIRTEGELDRMRQLLEELSESNHWFEGCGRVLLYCVQHNHPDAAIDILKQLKAKDEMSTYMVVDQVFGQIWDMEATNLDLGMELLHAVKELGLNVSRTSLDFLLSACVKAKDSQRAQQIWTEYESAGLRHNVLTFLRMYQALSSSGRWKAAKKLLKEISKEDDHVRYIIDSCHMTYYSEEFKPPATIRFSSKKSASSKQRATNKGQGKRQETFQIEAKQTKTAPS; from the exons ATGTGGAAGCGCCTCCTGGAGACGACCAAGCAGGCAGCCGCCGCTTCTTCCCCCAAATCCGCCACCCCGGCCGCAGCCGCCCCCAAGCCCGCTACcccggctgccgccgccgctcccaaGCTCTCCACCCTGAAGAGCCCCTCCTccagccgccgcgccgccgtcaCTCCAGCTACCGCCGTCAGCCAGGCCTCCCTCCTGCGCCTCAAGCATGCGGCAGCCTCAAAGAAGACCACCTTGCCATCCTCCCTCCCACACGCTCAAGCCCATGCCCATG ATGAGGAGGAACCCCCTCACGCTCTCACCAAGGCGCTCATGTCCGTCTTAGATG TTCAATGCGCAGGGCCTGATGACATAGAAGAATCATGGCCTTCGGAGGCGCCAGCAGAGGACTCTGAAGATGCTGGGAATCTTGTCGGGAAAAAGATATTGGACATCGAGTGGTTTGTGGCGCCACCATCGAGGGACCCGCTGATGCATtggaggagggaggcggcgagggagaagaagaagcagtaCATATTCAAGAACACAGAGAGCCGCCGCTTCACGAAGCTGATGCGGACCTGCGCCGATAAGCTTGGTGCGGAGTTGACGCTTGAGTTTTTCGAGAAGCTGGGGAGGGATAATGGGGTCAAGGAGTTCAATGCATTGATTAGGGTTTGTTTGGACAAGGCGAGGGCCTGCAGGGATATTGACTCTGCCGTGGAACATATTTATAGGGCATATAACCTTTTTGAGATGATGAGAGACAGGGGGCTTAGGATCGAGCAAGATATTTATGGCCCATTCCTCTTGTATCTGGTGGAAGTGGGCCTGTCAGAAGAATTTGAGATGTTCAGTACGTTCTTTAAGGATGCAAATCCACAGTCCTACTCTAGAATAGCTTATTATGAGATGTTGCTTTGTATTAGAGttcaaaatgaagaaaaaattcaaGAACTTTGTCACTCTGTTGAAGACTACAACGAGGAAGCTCACTATGACATAGCAG AAAGTTATATGTTGGCCTTTGCTGAAAGCGGCAGAAAGAGGGATCTGATCGCTTTGTTGGAATTACTTGATCTAACGAAAGTTTCAGGCTCAAAGTACATATCTAGTATATTCAAATCATTGGGTAGGTTAGAACTGGAGAAATATGCTGAGAAACTTCTTCAGGGGATGAGGTCAAAAG aatctGCTGGTGGAAACATTTCATCCTTAATTTTTGACTATGCTGCAAATATACCGAACATAATG ATCAGCTTAGCTCTTGATGTAGCTGACTGCATGTGTAAATCTAATTCCGATGTGCCAATTGAATCGTTTCATCCAATCATACAGGCTTGTGAGCAAAGATACGAACTTCACATG GTTCACCCCATATATGATTTGATCCGTCGGCACAAGTTGAAATTGAAAATTGAAACATTCAGAAGCATAATAAGTTCATTTGTAAAAATGAAGGAT TTTGAAGGTGCTTACAAGATACTCATAGATGCAGAAGAATCCGGGGAGATATCAACCATAAGCCTGTATAATGCTATCATGCTTGGATATTATAGGGAG AAAAACCACAGTGGAGCACAAATGGTCATGGCCCAAATGCAGATTGCTGGAGTAAAACCAGATTCCGAAACATTCAGTTATTTGATAGTGAACTGTGAGTCTGAAGAGAACATTTCTAAG TATCGTGACCAATTACGGCAAGATGTAATTCCAATGACCAGACATATATATATGGCACTCGTTAATGCATACTCAAGACTTGGGAACTTTGACATGGCCAAGCAG ATTCTACTGGATAAGGAAATACCACGTAAATACCTCAAGGACATTAAGAGCGCACTTGTAACAGCGCTTGCATCAAATGGGCAAGTGTTAGATGCACTTAGCATGTATGATGAAATAAAGCAATCCGGAAGCTCCCTTGAGCCAAAGGCTGCCATAGCCCTGATT GAAAATATTCGAACAGAAGGTGAACTGGATAGAATGCGTCAACTTCTGGAGGAGCTGAGTGAGTCAAACCACTGGTTTGAGGGGTGTGGCAGAGTACTTCTATACTGTGTTCAGCACAACCACCCTGA TGCTGCGATTGATATACTTAAGCAGCTCAAGGCGAAAGATGAAATGAGTACATATATGGTTGTCGATCAG GTTTTTGGCCAAATATGGGATATGGAGGCCACAAATTTGGATCTTGGGATGGAGCTTCTCCATGCTGTCAAAGAGCTTGGACTTAATGTTTCTCGGACAAGCCTTGATTTTCTTCTCAGTGCATGTGTAAAGGCAAAGGATTCACAACGTGCACAGCAGATCTGGACAGAATATGAATCTGCTGGCCTTCGGCACAATGTGTTGACTTTCTTGAG GATGTATCAGGCTCTTTCGTCATCTGGGAGATGGAAGGCAGCTAAGAAGTTGCTGAAAGAGATATCAAAGGAAGATGATCATGTGCGCTACATAATAGATTCTTGTCATATGACATACTACAGTGAGGAATTTAAGCCTCCTGCTACCATTAGGTTCAGTTCAAAAAAAAGTGCTAGTTCAAAACAAAGAGCTACTAACAAGGG ACAGGGCAAACGACAAGAGACATTTCAAATTGAAGCCAAACAGACAAAGACTGCCCCTTCATAA
- the LOC133918314 gene encoding pentatricopeptide repeat-containing protein At4g04790, mitochondrial-like isoform X4 codes for MWKRLLETTKQAAAASSPKSATPAAAAPKPATPAAAAAPKLSTLKSPSSSRRAAVTPATAVSQASLLRLKHAAASKKTTLPSSLPHAQAHAHDEEEPPHALTKALMSVLDVQCAGPDDIEESWPSEAPAEDSEDAGNLVGKKILDIEWFVAPPSRDPLMHWRREAAREKKKQYIFKNTESRRFTKLMRTCADKLGAELTLEFFEKLGRDNGVKEFNALIRVCLDKARACRDIDSAVEHIYRAYNLFEMMRDRGLRIEQDIYGPFLLYLVEVGLSEEFEMFSTFFKDANPQSYSRIAYYEMLLCIRVQNEEKIQELCHSVEDYNEEAHYDIAESYMLAFAESGRKRDLIALLELLDLTKVSGSKYISSIFKSLGRLELEKYAEKLLQGMRSKESAGGNISSLIFDYAANIPNIMVEDIVVAFHKWHEKFEVAPSIAAYDRIISICCNSSMISLALDVADCMCKSNSDVPIESFHPIIQACEQRYELHMFEGAYKILIDAEESGEISTISLYNAIMLGYYREKNHSGAQMVMAQMQIAGVKPDSETFSYLIVNCESEENISKYRDQLRQDVIPMTRHIYMALVNAYSRLGNFDMAKQILLDKEIPRKYLKDIKSALVTALASNGQVLDALSMYDEIKQSGSSLEPKAAIALIENIRTEGELDRMRQLLEELSESNHWFEGCGRVLLYCVQHNHPDAAIDILKQLKAKDEMSTYMVVDQVFGQIWDMEATNLDLGMELLHAVKELGLNVSRTSLDFLLSACVKAKDSQRAQQIWTEYESAGLRHNVLTFLRMYQALSSSGRWKAAKKLLKEISKEDDHVRYIIDSCHMTYYSEEFKPPATIRFSSKKSASSKQRATNKGQGKRQETFQIEAKQTKTAPS; via the exons ATGTGGAAGCGCCTCCTGGAGACGACCAAGCAGGCAGCCGCCGCTTCTTCCCCCAAATCCGCCACCCCGGCCGCAGCCGCCCCCAAGCCCGCTACcccggctgccgccgccgctcccaaGCTCTCCACCCTGAAGAGCCCCTCCTccagccgccgcgccgccgtcaCTCCAGCTACCGCCGTCAGCCAGGCCTCCCTCCTGCGCCTCAAGCATGCGGCAGCCTCAAAGAAGACCACCTTGCCATCCTCCCTCCCACACGCTCAAGCCCATGCCCATG ATGAGGAGGAACCCCCTCACGCTCTCACCAAGGCGCTCATGTCCGTCTTAGATG TTCAATGCGCAGGGCCTGATGACATAGAAGAATCATGGCCTTCGGAGGCGCCAGCAGAGGACTCTGAAGATGCTGGGAATCTTGTCGGGAAAAAGATATTGGACATCGAGTGGTTTGTGGCGCCACCATCGAGGGACCCGCTGATGCATtggaggagggaggcggcgagggagaagaagaagcagtaCATATTCAAGAACACAGAGAGCCGCCGCTTCACGAAGCTGATGCGGACCTGCGCCGATAAGCTTGGTGCGGAGTTGACGCTTGAGTTTTTCGAGAAGCTGGGGAGGGATAATGGGGTCAAGGAGTTCAATGCATTGATTAGGGTTTGTTTGGACAAGGCGAGGGCCTGCAGGGATATTGACTCTGCCGTGGAACATATTTATAGGGCATATAACCTTTTTGAGATGATGAGAGACAGGGGGCTTAGGATCGAGCAAGATATTTATGGCCCATTCCTCTTGTATCTGGTGGAAGTGGGCCTGTCAGAAGAATTTGAGATGTTCAGTACGTTCTTTAAGGATGCAAATCCACAGTCCTACTCTAGAATAGCTTATTATGAGATGTTGCTTTGTATTAGAGttcaaaatgaagaaaaaattcaaGAACTTTGTCACTCTGTTGAAGACTACAACGAGGAAGCTCACTATGACATAGCAG AAAGTTATATGTTGGCCTTTGCTGAAAGCGGCAGAAAGAGGGATCTGATCGCTTTGTTGGAATTACTTGATCTAACGAAAGTTTCAGGCTCAAAGTACATATCTAGTATATTCAAATCATTGGGTAGGTTAGAACTGGAGAAATATGCTGAGAAACTTCTTCAGGGGATGAGGTCAAAAG aatctGCTGGTGGAAACATTTCATCCTTAATTTTTGACTATGCTGCAAATATACCGAACATAATG GTTGAAGACATTGTAGTAGCATTTCATAAATGGCACGAGAAGTTTGAGGTAGCACCCTCTATTGCTGCATATGACAGGATCATCTCTATCTGTTGCAACTCATCAATG ATCAGCTTAGCTCTTGATGTAGCTGACTGCATGTGTAAATCTAATTCCGATGTGCCAATTGAATCGTTTCATCCAATCATACAGGCTTGTGAGCAAAGATACGAACTTCACATG TTTGAAGGTGCTTACAAGATACTCATAGATGCAGAAGAATCCGGGGAGATATCAACCATAAGCCTGTATAATGCTATCATGCTTGGATATTATAGGGAG AAAAACCACAGTGGAGCACAAATGGTCATGGCCCAAATGCAGATTGCTGGAGTAAAACCAGATTCCGAAACATTCAGTTATTTGATAGTGAACTGTGAGTCTGAAGAGAACATTTCTAAG TATCGTGACCAATTACGGCAAGATGTAATTCCAATGACCAGACATATATATATGGCACTCGTTAATGCATACTCAAGACTTGGGAACTTTGACATGGCCAAGCAG ATTCTACTGGATAAGGAAATACCACGTAAATACCTCAAGGACATTAAGAGCGCACTTGTAACAGCGCTTGCATCAAATGGGCAAGTGTTAGATGCACTTAGCATGTATGATGAAATAAAGCAATCCGGAAGCTCCCTTGAGCCAAAGGCTGCCATAGCCCTGATT GAAAATATTCGAACAGAAGGTGAACTGGATAGAATGCGTCAACTTCTGGAGGAGCTGAGTGAGTCAAACCACTGGTTTGAGGGGTGTGGCAGAGTACTTCTATACTGTGTTCAGCACAACCACCCTGA TGCTGCGATTGATATACTTAAGCAGCTCAAGGCGAAAGATGAAATGAGTACATATATGGTTGTCGATCAG GTTTTTGGCCAAATATGGGATATGGAGGCCACAAATTTGGATCTTGGGATGGAGCTTCTCCATGCTGTCAAAGAGCTTGGACTTAATGTTTCTCGGACAAGCCTTGATTTTCTTCTCAGTGCATGTGTAAAGGCAAAGGATTCACAACGTGCACAGCAGATCTGGACAGAATATGAATCTGCTGGCCTTCGGCACAATGTGTTGACTTTCTTGAG GATGTATCAGGCTCTTTCGTCATCTGGGAGATGGAAGGCAGCTAAGAAGTTGCTGAAAGAGATATCAAAGGAAGATGATCATGTGCGCTACATAATAGATTCTTGTCATATGACATACTACAGTGAGGAATTTAAGCCTCCTGCTACCATTAGGTTCAGTTCAAAAAAAAGTGCTAGTTCAAAACAAAGAGCTACTAACAAGGG ACAGGGCAAACGACAAGAGACATTTCAAATTGAAGCCAAACAGACAAAGACTGCCCCTTCATAA
- the LOC133918314 gene encoding pentatricopeptide repeat-containing protein At4g04790, mitochondrial-like isoform X2, whose product MWKRLLETTKQAAAASSPKSATPAAAAPKPATPAAAAAPKLSTLKSPSSSRRAAVTPATAVSQASLLRLKHAAASKKTTLPSSLPHAQAHAHDEEEPPHALTKALMSVLDGPDDIEESWPSEAPAEDSEDAGNLVGKKILDIEWFVAPPSRDPLMHWRREAAREKKKQYIFKNTESRRFTKLMRTCADKLGAELTLEFFEKLGRDNGVKEFNALIRVCLDKARACRDIDSAVEHIYRAYNLFEMMRDRGLRIEQDIYGPFLLYLVEVGLSEEFEMFSTFFKDANPQSYSRIAYYEMLLCIRVQNEEKIQELCHSVEDYNEEAHYDIAESYMLAFAESGRKRDLIALLELLDLTKVSGSKYISSIFKSLGRLELEKYAEKLLQGMRSKESAGGNISSLIFDYAANIPNIMVEDIVVAFHKWHEKFEVAPSIAAYDRIISICCNSSMISLALDVADCMCKSNSDVPIESFHPIIQACEQRYELHMVHPIYDLIRRHKLKLKIETFRSIISSFVKMKDFEGAYKILIDAEESGEISTISLYNAIMLGYYREKNHSGAQMVMAQMQIAGVKPDSETFSYLIVNCESEENISKYRDQLRQDVIPMTRHIYMALVNAYSRLGNFDMAKQILLDKEIPRKYLKDIKSALVTALASNGQVLDALSMYDEIKQSGSSLEPKAAIALIENIRTEGELDRMRQLLEELSESNHWFEGCGRVLLYCVQHNHPDAAIDILKQLKAKDEMSTYMVVDQVFGQIWDMEATNLDLGMELLHAVKELGLNVSRTSLDFLLSACVKAKDSQRAQQIWTEYESAGLRHNVLTFLRMYQALSSSGRWKAAKKLLKEISKEDDHVRYIIDSCHMTYYSEEFKPPATIRFSSKKSASSKQRATNKGQGKRQETFQIEAKQTKTAPS is encoded by the exons ATGTGGAAGCGCCTCCTGGAGACGACCAAGCAGGCAGCCGCCGCTTCTTCCCCCAAATCCGCCACCCCGGCCGCAGCCGCCCCCAAGCCCGCTACcccggctgccgccgccgctcccaaGCTCTCCACCCTGAAGAGCCCCTCCTccagccgccgcgccgccgtcaCTCCAGCTACCGCCGTCAGCCAGGCCTCCCTCCTGCGCCTCAAGCATGCGGCAGCCTCAAAGAAGACCACCTTGCCATCCTCCCTCCCACACGCTCAAGCCCATGCCCATG ATGAGGAGGAACCCCCTCACGCTCTCACCAAGGCGCTCATGTCCGTCTTAGATG GGCCTGATGACATAGAAGAATCATGGCCTTCGGAGGCGCCAGCAGAGGACTCTGAAGATGCTGGGAATCTTGTCGGGAAAAAGATATTGGACATCGAGTGGTTTGTGGCGCCACCATCGAGGGACCCGCTGATGCATtggaggagggaggcggcgagggagaagaagaagcagtaCATATTCAAGAACACAGAGAGCCGCCGCTTCACGAAGCTGATGCGGACCTGCGCCGATAAGCTTGGTGCGGAGTTGACGCTTGAGTTTTTCGAGAAGCTGGGGAGGGATAATGGGGTCAAGGAGTTCAATGCATTGATTAGGGTTTGTTTGGACAAGGCGAGGGCCTGCAGGGATATTGACTCTGCCGTGGAACATATTTATAGGGCATATAACCTTTTTGAGATGATGAGAGACAGGGGGCTTAGGATCGAGCAAGATATTTATGGCCCATTCCTCTTGTATCTGGTGGAAGTGGGCCTGTCAGAAGAATTTGAGATGTTCAGTACGTTCTTTAAGGATGCAAATCCACAGTCCTACTCTAGAATAGCTTATTATGAGATGTTGCTTTGTATTAGAGttcaaaatgaagaaaaaattcaaGAACTTTGTCACTCTGTTGAAGACTACAACGAGGAAGCTCACTATGACATAGCAG AAAGTTATATGTTGGCCTTTGCTGAAAGCGGCAGAAAGAGGGATCTGATCGCTTTGTTGGAATTACTTGATCTAACGAAAGTTTCAGGCTCAAAGTACATATCTAGTATATTCAAATCATTGGGTAGGTTAGAACTGGAGAAATATGCTGAGAAACTTCTTCAGGGGATGAGGTCAAAAG aatctGCTGGTGGAAACATTTCATCCTTAATTTTTGACTATGCTGCAAATATACCGAACATAATG GTTGAAGACATTGTAGTAGCATTTCATAAATGGCACGAGAAGTTTGAGGTAGCACCCTCTATTGCTGCATATGACAGGATCATCTCTATCTGTTGCAACTCATCAATG ATCAGCTTAGCTCTTGATGTAGCTGACTGCATGTGTAAATCTAATTCCGATGTGCCAATTGAATCGTTTCATCCAATCATACAGGCTTGTGAGCAAAGATACGAACTTCACATG GTTCACCCCATATATGATTTGATCCGTCGGCACAAGTTGAAATTGAAAATTGAAACATTCAGAAGCATAATAAGTTCATTTGTAAAAATGAAGGAT TTTGAAGGTGCTTACAAGATACTCATAGATGCAGAAGAATCCGGGGAGATATCAACCATAAGCCTGTATAATGCTATCATGCTTGGATATTATAGGGAG AAAAACCACAGTGGAGCACAAATGGTCATGGCCCAAATGCAGATTGCTGGAGTAAAACCAGATTCCGAAACATTCAGTTATTTGATAGTGAACTGTGAGTCTGAAGAGAACATTTCTAAG TATCGTGACCAATTACGGCAAGATGTAATTCCAATGACCAGACATATATATATGGCACTCGTTAATGCATACTCAAGACTTGGGAACTTTGACATGGCCAAGCAG ATTCTACTGGATAAGGAAATACCACGTAAATACCTCAAGGACATTAAGAGCGCACTTGTAACAGCGCTTGCATCAAATGGGCAAGTGTTAGATGCACTTAGCATGTATGATGAAATAAAGCAATCCGGAAGCTCCCTTGAGCCAAAGGCTGCCATAGCCCTGATT GAAAATATTCGAACAGAAGGTGAACTGGATAGAATGCGTCAACTTCTGGAGGAGCTGAGTGAGTCAAACCACTGGTTTGAGGGGTGTGGCAGAGTACTTCTATACTGTGTTCAGCACAACCACCCTGA TGCTGCGATTGATATACTTAAGCAGCTCAAGGCGAAAGATGAAATGAGTACATATATGGTTGTCGATCAG GTTTTTGGCCAAATATGGGATATGGAGGCCACAAATTTGGATCTTGGGATGGAGCTTCTCCATGCTGTCAAAGAGCTTGGACTTAATGTTTCTCGGACAAGCCTTGATTTTCTTCTCAGTGCATGTGTAAAGGCAAAGGATTCACAACGTGCACAGCAGATCTGGACAGAATATGAATCTGCTGGCCTTCGGCACAATGTGTTGACTTTCTTGAG GATGTATCAGGCTCTTTCGTCATCTGGGAGATGGAAGGCAGCTAAGAAGTTGCTGAAAGAGATATCAAAGGAAGATGATCATGTGCGCTACATAATAGATTCTTGTCATATGACATACTACAGTGAGGAATTTAAGCCTCCTGCTACCATTAGGTTCAGTTCAAAAAAAAGTGCTAGTTCAAAACAAAGAGCTACTAACAAGGG ACAGGGCAAACGACAAGAGACATTTCAAATTGAAGCCAAACAGACAAAGACTGCCCCTTCATAA
- the LOC133918314 gene encoding pentatricopeptide repeat-containing protein At4g04790, mitochondrial-like isoform X1 produces the protein MWKRLLETTKQAAAASSPKSATPAAAAPKPATPAAAAAPKLSTLKSPSSSRRAAVTPATAVSQASLLRLKHAAASKKTTLPSSLPHAQAHAHDEEEPPHALTKALMSVLDVQCAGPDDIEESWPSEAPAEDSEDAGNLVGKKILDIEWFVAPPSRDPLMHWRREAAREKKKQYIFKNTESRRFTKLMRTCADKLGAELTLEFFEKLGRDNGVKEFNALIRVCLDKARACRDIDSAVEHIYRAYNLFEMMRDRGLRIEQDIYGPFLLYLVEVGLSEEFEMFSTFFKDANPQSYSRIAYYEMLLCIRVQNEEKIQELCHSVEDYNEEAHYDIAESYMLAFAESGRKRDLIALLELLDLTKVSGSKYISSIFKSLGRLELEKYAEKLLQGMRSKESAGGNISSLIFDYAANIPNIMVEDIVVAFHKWHEKFEVAPSIAAYDRIISICCNSSMISLALDVADCMCKSNSDVPIESFHPIIQACEQRYELHMVHPIYDLIRRHKLKLKIETFRSIISSFVKMKDFEGAYKILIDAEESGEISTISLYNAIMLGYYREKNHSGAQMVMAQMQIAGVKPDSETFSYLIVNCESEENISKYRDQLRQDVIPMTRHIYMALVNAYSRLGNFDMAKQILLDKEIPRKYLKDIKSALVTALASNGQVLDALSMYDEIKQSGSSLEPKAAIALIENIRTEGELDRMRQLLEELSESNHWFEGCGRVLLYCVQHNHPDAAIDILKQLKAKDEMSTYMVVDQVFGQIWDMEATNLDLGMELLHAVKELGLNVSRTSLDFLLSACVKAKDSQRAQQIWTEYESAGLRHNVLTFLRMYQALSSSGRWKAAKKLLKEISKEDDHVRYIIDSCHMTYYSEEFKPPATIRFSSKKSASSKQRATNKGQGKRQETFQIEAKQTKTAPS, from the exons ATGTGGAAGCGCCTCCTGGAGACGACCAAGCAGGCAGCCGCCGCTTCTTCCCCCAAATCCGCCACCCCGGCCGCAGCCGCCCCCAAGCCCGCTACcccggctgccgccgccgctcccaaGCTCTCCACCCTGAAGAGCCCCTCCTccagccgccgcgccgccgtcaCTCCAGCTACCGCCGTCAGCCAGGCCTCCCTCCTGCGCCTCAAGCATGCGGCAGCCTCAAAGAAGACCACCTTGCCATCCTCCCTCCCACACGCTCAAGCCCATGCCCATG ATGAGGAGGAACCCCCTCACGCTCTCACCAAGGCGCTCATGTCCGTCTTAGATG TTCAATGCGCAGGGCCTGATGACATAGAAGAATCATGGCCTTCGGAGGCGCCAGCAGAGGACTCTGAAGATGCTGGGAATCTTGTCGGGAAAAAGATATTGGACATCGAGTGGTTTGTGGCGCCACCATCGAGGGACCCGCTGATGCATtggaggagggaggcggcgagggagaagaagaagcagtaCATATTCAAGAACACAGAGAGCCGCCGCTTCACGAAGCTGATGCGGACCTGCGCCGATAAGCTTGGTGCGGAGTTGACGCTTGAGTTTTTCGAGAAGCTGGGGAGGGATAATGGGGTCAAGGAGTTCAATGCATTGATTAGGGTTTGTTTGGACAAGGCGAGGGCCTGCAGGGATATTGACTCTGCCGTGGAACATATTTATAGGGCATATAACCTTTTTGAGATGATGAGAGACAGGGGGCTTAGGATCGAGCAAGATATTTATGGCCCATTCCTCTTGTATCTGGTGGAAGTGGGCCTGTCAGAAGAATTTGAGATGTTCAGTACGTTCTTTAAGGATGCAAATCCACAGTCCTACTCTAGAATAGCTTATTATGAGATGTTGCTTTGTATTAGAGttcaaaatgaagaaaaaattcaaGAACTTTGTCACTCTGTTGAAGACTACAACGAGGAAGCTCACTATGACATAGCAG AAAGTTATATGTTGGCCTTTGCTGAAAGCGGCAGAAAGAGGGATCTGATCGCTTTGTTGGAATTACTTGATCTAACGAAAGTTTCAGGCTCAAAGTACATATCTAGTATATTCAAATCATTGGGTAGGTTAGAACTGGAGAAATATGCTGAGAAACTTCTTCAGGGGATGAGGTCAAAAG aatctGCTGGTGGAAACATTTCATCCTTAATTTTTGACTATGCTGCAAATATACCGAACATAATG GTTGAAGACATTGTAGTAGCATTTCATAAATGGCACGAGAAGTTTGAGGTAGCACCCTCTATTGCTGCATATGACAGGATCATCTCTATCTGTTGCAACTCATCAATG ATCAGCTTAGCTCTTGATGTAGCTGACTGCATGTGTAAATCTAATTCCGATGTGCCAATTGAATCGTTTCATCCAATCATACAGGCTTGTGAGCAAAGATACGAACTTCACATG GTTCACCCCATATATGATTTGATCCGTCGGCACAAGTTGAAATTGAAAATTGAAACATTCAGAAGCATAATAAGTTCATTTGTAAAAATGAAGGAT TTTGAAGGTGCTTACAAGATACTCATAGATGCAGAAGAATCCGGGGAGATATCAACCATAAGCCTGTATAATGCTATCATGCTTGGATATTATAGGGAG AAAAACCACAGTGGAGCACAAATGGTCATGGCCCAAATGCAGATTGCTGGAGTAAAACCAGATTCCGAAACATTCAGTTATTTGATAGTGAACTGTGAGTCTGAAGAGAACATTTCTAAG TATCGTGACCAATTACGGCAAGATGTAATTCCAATGACCAGACATATATATATGGCACTCGTTAATGCATACTCAAGACTTGGGAACTTTGACATGGCCAAGCAG ATTCTACTGGATAAGGAAATACCACGTAAATACCTCAAGGACATTAAGAGCGCACTTGTAACAGCGCTTGCATCAAATGGGCAAGTGTTAGATGCACTTAGCATGTATGATGAAATAAAGCAATCCGGAAGCTCCCTTGAGCCAAAGGCTGCCATAGCCCTGATT GAAAATATTCGAACAGAAGGTGAACTGGATAGAATGCGTCAACTTCTGGAGGAGCTGAGTGAGTCAAACCACTGGTTTGAGGGGTGTGGCAGAGTACTTCTATACTGTGTTCAGCACAACCACCCTGA TGCTGCGATTGATATACTTAAGCAGCTCAAGGCGAAAGATGAAATGAGTACATATATGGTTGTCGATCAG GTTTTTGGCCAAATATGGGATATGGAGGCCACAAATTTGGATCTTGGGATGGAGCTTCTCCATGCTGTCAAAGAGCTTGGACTTAATGTTTCTCGGACAAGCCTTGATTTTCTTCTCAGTGCATGTGTAAAGGCAAAGGATTCACAACGTGCACAGCAGATCTGGACAGAATATGAATCTGCTGGCCTTCGGCACAATGTGTTGACTTTCTTGAG GATGTATCAGGCTCTTTCGTCATCTGGGAGATGGAAGGCAGCTAAGAAGTTGCTGAAAGAGATATCAAAGGAAGATGATCATGTGCGCTACATAATAGATTCTTGTCATATGACATACTACAGTGAGGAATTTAAGCCTCCTGCTACCATTAGGTTCAGTTCAAAAAAAAGTGCTAGTTCAAAACAAAGAGCTACTAACAAGGG ACAGGGCAAACGACAAGAGACATTTCAAATTGAAGCCAAACAGACAAAGACTGCCCCTTCATAA